A window of the Polaribacter sp. HaHaR_3_91 genome harbors these coding sequences:
- the murC gene encoding UDP-N-acetylmuramate--L-alanine ligase, which produces MNLNTIHNVYFVGIGGIGMSAIARYFASNGKSVAGYDKIATQITLGLEDLGAEIHFKDSVKNIPISFLDTEKTLVVYTPAISKNHAELSYFLKNGFTVLKRAEILGKITETTFCLAVAGTHGKTTTSAILGHIMNEVNATSFLGGIAENYNSNLILGDDKVSVVEADEFDRSFLKLSPNIACITSMDADHLDIYGDSEALNESFIEFANKVENTLIVAKGLPLEGLTYAINEEADYVAFNLKIESGTYIFDVKTPSSEIKNIEFHLPGQHNVMNTLAAIAMADVYGVSLEVIKERLSNFKGVKRRFSYKIKTNDFVLIDDYAHHPTAINAVESSVREMYPNEKVLVVFQPHLFSRTKDFIEDFAAALSKFDEVLLLDVYPAREEPIAGVDSEWLLNKVVCKNKKLTKKNNLEKDIKNSSAKVVVMLGAGDIGIMVDQVSNELLKAIGNEV; this is translated from the coding sequence GTGAATTTAAATACCATACATAACGTCTATTTTGTCGGAATTGGAGGCATAGGAATGAGTGCAATTGCTCGTTACTTTGCATCTAATGGGAAAAGTGTGGCTGGTTATGATAAAATTGCAACTCAAATTACTTTAGGTTTAGAAGATTTGGGTGCTGAAATTCACTTTAAAGATTCTGTAAAAAACATTCCTATTTCATTTTTAGATACCGAAAAAACGTTGGTAGTGTATACTCCTGCAATTTCTAAAAATCATGCTGAACTAAGTTACTTCTTAAAGAATGGTTTTACGGTTTTAAAAAGAGCTGAAATTTTAGGGAAAATAACAGAGACAACTTTCTGTTTAGCGGTTGCGGGGACACATGGTAAAACTACTACTTCTGCAATTTTAGGTCATATTATGAATGAAGTAAATGCAACTTCCTTTTTAGGAGGAATTGCAGAAAACTATAATTCTAACCTAATTTTAGGAGATGATAAAGTGAGTGTTGTAGAAGCAGATGAGTTTGATAGGTCTTTCTTAAAGTTGAGTCCTAATATTGCATGTATAACCTCTATGGATGCAGATCATTTAGATATTTATGGAGACTCAGAAGCTTTAAACGAATCGTTTATTGAGTTTGCAAACAAAGTAGAAAACACTTTAATTGTAGCAAAAGGTTTGCCTTTAGAGGGGTTAACATATGCTATTAATGAGGAAGCAGATTATGTAGCATTTAACTTAAAAATAGAAAGCGGTACATATATTTTTGATGTGAAAACACCATCATCAGAAATAAAAAATATTGAATTCCATTTACCAGGTCAGCATAATGTTATGAATACATTAGCAGCAATAGCGATGGCAGATGTTTATGGAGTTTCGTTAGAAGTAATTAAAGAACGTTTATCGAATTTTAAAGGAGTAAAAAGAAGATTTTCATATAAAATTAAAACAAATGATTTTGTTTTGATCGATGATTATGCACATCATCCAACGGCGATAAATGCAGTAGAAAGTTCTGTTAGAGAAATGTATCCTAACGAAAAAGTATTGGTTGTTTTTCAGCCACATTTATTTTCTAGAACAAAAGATTTTATTGAAGATTTTGCTGCTGCGCTATCAAAATTCGATGAGGTTTTATTGCTAGATGTTTATCCTGCAAGAGAAGAACCAATTGCCGGAGTAGATTCTGAATGGTTATTAAATAAAGTTGTCTGTAAGAATAAAAAATTAACTAAAAAAAATAATTTAGAAAAAGATATTAAAAATTCATCAGCAAAAGTGGTTGTAATGTTAGGTGCGGGTGATATTGGTATAATGGTTGATCAGGTAAGTAATGAACTTTTAAAAGCAATAGGAAATGAAGTTTAA
- the murG gene encoding undecaprenyldiphospho-muramoylpentapeptide beta-N-acetylglucosaminyltransferase: MKHSINILISGGGTGGHIYPAIAIANELKLRYPNAKFLFVGAKDKMEMEKVPQAGYEIKGLWISGIQRRLTIDNLSFPFKLISSLWNASKIIRKFKPDVAIGTGGFASGPTLIMANRKGIPTLIQEQNSFPGITNKLLSKKAHKICVAYDNLERFFPADKIVKTGNPVRQDLLSIHSKTDEGKVFFKLEKDKKTILVLGGSLGARKINQLVEANLEFFKKQSVQVIWQCGKLYFEEYKKYNEIECVQVHQFLNRMDFAYAASDIIISRAGASSVSELCIVGKPVLFIPSPNVSEDHQTKNAKSIADKHGAILLKESELETFPIVFETLLKDKGKQSNLSENIKELALPGATTDIVNEVEKLLKK; encoded by the coding sequence ATGAAACACTCGATTAATATATTAATCTCTGGAGGAGGTACAGGTGGACATATATATCCTGCAATAGCTATTGCAAATGAATTAAAGCTGCGTTATCCGAATGCAAAATTTTTGTTTGTAGGTGCAAAGGATAAAATGGAAATGGAAAAAGTTCCGCAAGCGGGATATGAAATAAAAGGATTGTGGATTTCTGGAATACAAAGAAGGTTAACTATAGACAATTTGTCTTTTCCTTTTAAGTTGATCAGTAGTTTATGGAATGCATCTAAAATTATTAGAAAATTTAAGCCAGATGTGGCAATTGGTACTGGTGGTTTTGCAAGTGGGCCAACTTTAATAATGGCCAATAGAAAAGGAATTCCTACGTTAATACAAGAGCAGAATTCGTTTCCTGGAATAACCAATAAATTATTAAGTAAAAAAGCGCATAAAATTTGTGTTGCTTATGACAACTTAGAACGTTTTTTTCCAGCAGATAAAATTGTAAAAACAGGAAACCCTGTTCGTCAAGATTTACTATCTATTCATTCTAAAACGGATGAAGGAAAAGTGTTTTTTAAATTAGAAAAAGATAAGAAAACTATTTTAGTTTTAGGAGGTAGTTTAGGAGCAAGAAAAATTAACCAATTGGTAGAAGCTAATCTAGAATTCTTTAAAAAACAGAGCGTTCAGGTTATTTGGCAATGTGGTAAATTATATTTTGAAGAATATAAAAAATACAACGAAATAGAATGTGTTCAGGTACATCAGTTTTTAAATAGAATGGATTTTGCTTATGCAGCATCTGATATTATTATTTCTAGAGCAGGAGCAAGTTCGGTTTCCGAATTGTGTATTGTAGGTAAACCGGTACTGTTTATACCTTCACCAAATGTGTCGGAAGATCATCAAACAAAAAACGCAAAGTCAATTGCAGATAAGCATGGTGCAATTTTGTTAAAGGAAAGTGAATTGGAAACATTTCCAATCGTTTTTGAAACGTTATTAAAAGATAAAGGGAAACAAAGTAATTTGTCAGAAAATATAAAGGAATTAGCACTTCCAGGAGCAACCACAGATATTGTTAATGAAGTAGAAAAATTATTAAAAAAGTGA
- a CDS encoding FtsW/RodA/SpoVE family cell cycle protein, which yields MKTIFQYIKGDKTIWAIVAILAIFSFMPVYSASTNLEYVVGSGSSFGYLIKHIVLLIMGFAIIYGVHKVPYRFFSGGSVIMLPVIVFLLIYTLSQGTTIGGANASRWISIGGIGFQTSTLAGLVLMVYVARYLSRNKDNTIGFKESLWQLWLPVAAVLLLILPANFSTTAIIFTMILIVTFIGGYPVKYLGFIIGAGIGLLLIFILAAKAFPDLMPNRVQTWENRIASFSDDEGKEQYQVEKAKIAIAMGETFGVGPGKSVQKNFLPQSTSDFIFAIIVEEYGLVGGFLIVSIYFILLFRIFVVIRKTTTIFGTLLVVGVGLPIIFQASINMAVATNLFPVTGQTLPLISSGGTSIWMTCFALGMILSVSASTDETEEDILDDNPLNILHETLD from the coding sequence ATGAAAACCATTTTTCAATATATAAAAGGAGATAAAACCATTTGGGCAATTGTTGCTATTTTGGCAATATTCTCATTTATGCCAGTTTATAGCGCAAGCACAAACTTGGAGTATGTTGTTGGTTCTGGTTCTTCTTTTGGGTACTTGATAAAGCATATTGTACTGTTAATAATGGGATTTGCCATTATTTATGGGGTTCATAAAGTGCCTTATAGGTTTTTCTCTGGTGGCTCAGTTATCATGCTTCCTGTAATTGTCTTTTTATTGATTTATACGCTATCTCAGGGTACAACAATAGGAGGGGCAAATGCAAGTAGATGGATTAGTATTGGAGGAATTGGTTTCCAGACCTCTACTTTGGCAGGTTTAGTGCTAATGGTTTATGTAGCAAGGTATTTGTCTAGAAATAAGGACAACACAATTGGTTTTAAAGAGAGCTTGTGGCAATTATGGTTGCCAGTTGCTGCTGTTTTACTCTTAATTTTACCGGCAAACTTTTCTACAACAGCAATTATTTTTACTATGATTTTAATTGTAACTTTTATTGGTGGATATCCGGTTAAGTACTTAGGATTTATAATAGGAGCAGGAATTGGCTTGTTGTTAATTTTTATTTTGGCTGCCAAAGCCTTTCCAGATTTAATGCCAAATAGAGTACAAACTTGGGAAAACAGAATCGCTAGTTTTTCTGATGATGAAGGGAAAGAACAGTATCAAGTAGAGAAAGCAAAAATAGCAATTGCAATGGGTGAAACTTTTGGTGTTGGTCCTGGTAAAAGTGTACAAAAAAACTTTTTACCTCAGTCTACATCAGATTTTATTTTTGCAATAATTGTAGAAGAATATGGTTTAGTTGGTGGATTTTTAATAGTCTCTATCTATTTTATTCTTTTGTTTAGAATTTTTGTAGTCATTAGAAAAACAACCACAATTTTTGGAACTTTGTTGGTGGTGGGAGTTGGACTTCCTATTATTTTTCAAGCATCCATAAATATGGCGGTTGCAACCAATTTATTCCCAGTAACGGGGCAAACTTTACCGCTAATTAGTAGTGGAGGTACTTCTATCTGGATGACCTGTTTTGCATTGGGAATGATTTTAAGTGTAAGTGCGTCGACAGATGAGACAGAAGAAGATATTTTAGATGATAACCCTTTAAACATACTTCATGAAACACTCGATTAA
- the murD gene encoding UDP-N-acetylmuramoyl-L-alanine--D-glutamate ligase, with protein sequence MKRLVILGGGESGVGTALLGKQKGYEVFVSDKNGISKKYKEVLLNNKIDFEENQHTESKILNADVVMKSPGIPDTVALILRLKENSIPVVSEIEFAAQFTAATIVGITGSNGKTTTTLLLHHILKKAGFNVGVAGNIGDSFAQQVAEESYENYVLELSSFQLDGIESFNSHIAILTNITPDHLDRYEYDFNKYIDSKFRITKNQTAADYLIYDADDEAINNWLKEHKTSAKLVPFSLVKELEYGAYIKDNNIIININKDKINMPLSTLSVKGKHNTKNAMAATMAAQLLKARKQVIIESLEDFEGAEHRLENVAKVRGVEYINDSKATNVNATYYALECMDKSTIWIVGGVDKGNDYNDLLPLVREKVKAIVCLGVDNDKIKNTFGNVVDIIVETAGAEEAVKVSHKLAESGEAVLLSPSCASFDLFENYEDRGRQFKKAVRSL encoded by the coding sequence ATGAAAAGGCTTGTAATTCTTGGTGGAGGAGAAAGTGGTGTTGGTACAGCGCTTTTAGGAAAACAAAAAGGGTACGAAGTCTTTGTTTCGGATAAAAACGGAATATCAAAAAAGTATAAAGAAGTTCTTTTAAATAACAAGATCGATTTTGAGGAAAATCAACATACAGAAAGCAAAATTTTAAATGCTGATGTAGTGATGAAAAGTCCTGGAATTCCAGATACGGTTGCTTTAATTCTGCGGTTAAAAGAAAATTCAATTCCTGTTGTTTCAGAAATTGAATTTGCAGCGCAGTTTACAGCCGCAACTATTGTAGGAATTACAGGTTCTAATGGAAAAACAACCACAACGTTATTACTGCATCATATTTTAAAAAAAGCAGGATTTAATGTAGGTGTTGCAGGCAATATTGGTGACAGTTTTGCGCAACAAGTTGCGGAAGAATCTTATGAAAACTATGTGTTAGAGTTAAGTAGTTTTCAGTTAGATGGAATAGAGAGTTTTAATAGTCATATTGCAATTTTAACAAACATTACACCAGATCATTTAGATAGGTACGAATACGATTTTAATAAATATATAGATTCAAAGTTTAGAATCACAAAGAATCAGACAGCAGCCGATTATTTAATTTATGATGCAGATGATGAAGCCATCAATAATTGGTTAAAAGAACATAAAACAAGCGCAAAATTAGTTCCGTTTTCGCTTGTAAAAGAATTAGAGTATGGAGCGTATATCAAAGACAACAATATTATTATCAATATAAATAAAGACAAAATTAACATGCCGTTATCAACTTTATCAGTAAAAGGAAAACATAATACAAAAAATGCTATGGCAGCTACTATGGCGGCTCAATTATTAAAAGCTAGAAAGCAAGTTATAATAGAGAGTTTAGAAGATTTTGAAGGAGCAGAGCATCGCTTAGAAAATGTGGCAAAAGTTAGAGGTGTAGAATATATAAATGATTCTAAGGCTACTAACGTAAACGCAACGTATTATGCGTTAGAATGTATGGACAAAAGCACTATCTGGATAGTTGGTGGTGTAGATAAAGGGAATGATTATAATGATTTGTTGCCTTTGGTAAGAGAAAAAGTAAAAGCAATTGTTTGTTTAGGTGTTGATAACGATAAAATTAAAAATACTTTTGGAAACGTAGTAGATATTATAGTAGAAACTGCAGGAGCAGAAGAAGCTGTAAAAGTATCTCACAAATTAGCAGAAAGTGGAGAAGCTGTTTTATTGTCGCCATCATGTGCAAGTTTCGATTTGTTTGAAAACTATGAAGATAGAGGTCGTCAATTTAAGAAAGCAGTAAGAAGTTTGTAA
- the mraY gene encoding phospho-N-acetylmuramoyl-pentapeptide-transferase, with amino-acid sequence MLYYLFEYLENIMDFPGAGLFQFITFRAAGAFILSLLISTIYGRRIIDFLRNQQVGETVRDLGLEGQKQKTGTPTMGGVIIILATLIPVLLLAKLDNVYVILLIITTVWMGLIGFLDDYIKVFKKDKGGLSGKFKVLGQVGLGIIVGSMLYFNDGVTIKEQLPKEQQIINKDGRKIVFGEAHKSTKTTVPFFKDNELEYSKAFSFLGDGYEKYGWIVFIFVTVFIVTGISNGANLTDGIDGLATGSSAIIVLTLAVFAWVSGNIIFADYLDVMYIPDSGEMTVFILAFAGALIGFLWYNTYPAQVFMGDTGSLTIGGIIAVIAIAIRKELLLPILAGIFVIENLSVIMQVSWFKYTKKKFGEGRRIFKMAPLHHHYQKSNYHESKIVVRFWIIGILLAVFTIVTLKLR; translated from the coding sequence ATGCTATATTATTTATTTGAATATTTAGAAAATATAATGGATTTCCCTGGTGCTGGATTATTTCAGTTTATCACATTTAGAGCAGCGGGAGCTTTTATTTTATCATTATTAATATCAACCATTTATGGTAGAAGAATTATAGATTTTTTAAGAAACCAGCAAGTAGGAGAAACAGTAAGAGATTTAGGTTTAGAGGGGCAGAAACAAAAAACGGGTACGCCAACAATGGGTGGTGTTATTATCATTTTAGCAACATTAATTCCTGTTTTGTTATTGGCTAAATTAGATAATGTCTATGTGATCTTATTGATTATCACTACCGTTTGGATGGGGTTAATTGGTTTTTTAGACGATTATATAAAAGTTTTCAAAAAAGATAAAGGCGGTTTAAGCGGTAAGTTTAAGGTTTTAGGTCAGGTTGGTTTAGGTATTATTGTAGGTTCTATGTTGTATTTTAATGATGGAGTTACTATAAAAGAACAATTACCAAAAGAGCAGCAAATAATAAATAAAGATGGGAGAAAAATTGTTTTTGGAGAAGCGCATAAATCTACTAAAACTACGGTTCCATTTTTTAAAGATAATGAATTAGAGTATTCTAAAGCCTTCAGTTTTTTAGGTGATGGATACGAGAAGTATGGATGGATTGTTTTCATCTTTGTAACTGTTTTTATTGTAACAGGAATTTCAAATGGAGCAAATTTAACAGATGGAATTGATGGTTTAGCAACTGGCTCATCGGCAATAATAGTGTTAACCTTAGCGGTGTTTGCATGGGTTTCTGGTAATATCATTTTTGCAGATTACTTAGATGTTATGTACATACCAGATTCGGGTGAAATGACTGTTTTTATATTGGCGTTTGCAGGAGCATTAATTGGTTTTCTGTGGTACAATACTTATCCTGCTCAGGTTTTTATGGGTGATACGGGAAGTTTAACAATTGGTGGAATTATAGCGGTTATTGCAATTGCTATTCGTAAAGAGTTATTGTTGCCAATTTTAGCAGGAATATTTGTGATAGAAAACCTTTCGGTAATTATGCAGGTTTCTTGGTTTAAGTATACCAAAAAGAAATTTGGCGAAGGTAGAAGAATTTTTAAGATGGCGCCTTTACACCATCATTATCAAAAATCAAACTATCACGAAAGTAAAATTGTAGTCCGTTTTTGGATTATTGGAATCTTATTAGCAGTATTTACAATTGTTACTTTAAAATTAAGATAA
- a CDS encoding UDP-N-acetylmuramoyl-L-alanyl-D-glutamate--2,6-diaminopimelate ligase, with translation MKNLKDILYQVAIDQVFGSTDIEINAVVFDSRKIEKNDVFIAQKGVSVDGHLYIEKAISLGAIAIICEDFPADKKTGITYIEVADANVALAIMASNFYENPSKKMPLVGVTGTNGKTTIASLLYQLFKKAGYKVGLLSTVKILVDDVEFKATHTTPDSVTINSYLDKMIDAGVDYCFMEVSSHGIHQKRTEGLTFAGGIFTNLSHDHLDYHKTFAEYRDVKKVFFDSLPKSAFALTNIDDKNGDFMLQNTKAKKVTYALKTLADYRAKILEKQFSGTLLKINETEVWTKLIGQFNASNLLAIFATAELLGLEKLEILTIISQLENVSGRFEYVISSDGVTAIVDYAHTPDALKNVLETINDIRNGNEKLITVVGCGGDRDVTKRSKMAHIASQLSSQAIFTSDNPRTENAQTILDEMEVGVAAENYKKTLSILDRRQAIKTACKFSETGDIILIAGKGHENYQEINGVRAHFDDLEEVKNCFNQLKNN, from the coding sequence CTGAAGAATTTAAAAGACATATTATATCAGGTTGCTATTGATCAAGTATTTGGAAGTACAGATATTGAGATAAATGCTGTTGTTTTCGATTCTAGAAAAATTGAAAAGAATGACGTTTTTATTGCCCAAAAAGGAGTCTCAGTAGATGGTCATTTATATATTGAAAAAGCAATTAGTTTAGGTGCGATTGCAATTATTTGTGAAGATTTTCCTGCGGATAAAAAAACGGGAATTACATATATTGAAGTTGCAGATGCTAATGTTGCTTTGGCGATAATGGCGTCTAATTTCTATGAAAATCCGTCAAAAAAGATGCCGTTAGTAGGTGTTACGGGTACAAATGGTAAAACTACAATAGCATCACTTTTGTATCAATTATTTAAAAAAGCAGGTTATAAAGTAGGTTTGCTTTCAACAGTGAAAATTTTAGTTGATGATGTTGAGTTTAAGGCAACACATACAACTCCAGATTCTGTTACCATCAATAGTTATTTAGATAAAATGATTGATGCAGGTGTAGATTATTGTTTTATGGAGGTGAGTTCTCATGGAATTCATCAGAAAAGAACAGAGGGATTAACGTTTGCTGGTGGAATTTTCACCAACCTATCTCATGATCATTTAGATTATCATAAAACGTTTGCAGAATACAGAGATGTAAAGAAAGTATTTTTTGATTCGTTGCCTAAGTCAGCATTTGCGCTTACTAATATCGATGATAAAAATGGCGACTTTATGTTGCAAAATACCAAAGCTAAGAAGGTAACTTATGCTTTAAAAACATTAGCAGATTATAGAGCTAAGATTTTAGAAAAGCAATTTTCTGGAACACTTTTAAAAATAAATGAAACAGAAGTTTGGACCAAGCTTATTGGTCAGTTTAACGCATCTAACTTGTTGGCAATTTTTGCAACAGCAGAATTGTTGGGATTAGAAAAGTTAGAAATTTTAACAATTATCAGTCAGTTGGAAAATGTAAGTGGTCGTTTCGAGTATGTTATTTCAAGTGATGGAGTTACGGCAATTGTAGATTATGCACATACGCCAGATGCTTTAAAAAACGTGTTAGAAACCATTAACGATATTAGAAATGGTAATGAAAAACTGATAACAGTAGTTGGTTGTGGTGGTGATAGAGATGTTACGAAAAGATCAAAAATGGCACATATTGCTTCTCAGTTAAGTAGTCAAGCGATTTTTACATCAGACAATCCTAGAACAGAAAATGCACAGACTATTTTAGATGAAATGGAAGTTGGTGTTGCAGCTGAGAACTATAAAAAAACATTGTCAATTTTAGACAGAAGACAAGCTATTAAAACTGCTTGCAAATTCTCTGAAACAGGAGATATTATTTTAATAGCAGGAAAAGGACATGAAAATTATCAAGAAATTAATGGAGTGAGAGCTCATTTTGATGATTTAGAAGAAGTAAAGAACTGTTTCAATCAATTAAAAAATAATTAA
- a CDS encoding penicillin-binding protein, whose product MTLFLLLVVFRIFSIQYSEGDKYRKLSTELTIRQDTIYANKGNVYAADGNLLATSMSKFTIRMDVVAVDSEVFEKNFVALSKALSGMFGKTPYYYQNKLRTAKKRRNRYLLIARNVGYTDYLKVKEFPIFKKGVYSGGFIAEHKTVRAHPIGKIAERTIGYDDFRGEAGIEGAFADYMQGQNGLRWKQKIAKNQWKPINDVNEKEPVDGHDIITTIDVNIQDITHHALLDKLEYFEAEHGCAVVMETATGEIKAISNLGRTSRGTYFEKRNYAVWESHEPGSTFKLASMMIALDDKVVDTSTVVDTEKGRIYVNRRKVEDSHHGGYGKISVGRILEVSSNVGVVKVIQKYYDKNPQRFYDKIAEYGFTEPIGFQIKGEGKPYIPNPKDKEWSKISLEWMSWGYGISITPMQTLMFYNAIANNGVMVKPRFVKELRKEDKVEKVFETEVLNPKIASDETLSKLKKVLENVVEKGTGRGIYSPNFSMAGKTGTAKKYIPRTKNSKGEWEGGFYSSKRYVASFAGFFPADNPKYSCIVVIHDPKKKKGYYGATVAGPVFKEIAQKIYTTTPIDNQSVDDKIEFAVIDKQYLDFDKKSNVEYQEIPDVRGMSGMDALALLENIGLKVQFTGVGKVKSQSLKKGEKLIKGRTIILKLS is encoded by the coding sequence ATGACGCTATTTTTGTTGCTTGTGGTGTTTCGTATTTTTTCCATTCAATATTCAGAGGGTGATAAGTATAGAAAGTTGTCTACAGAATTAACAATTAGACAAGATACTATTTACGCTAATAAAGGAAATGTCTATGCGGCAGATGGTAATTTGTTGGCTACTTCTATGTCTAAATTTACAATTAGAATGGATGTGGTGGCTGTGGATAGTGAAGTTTTTGAGAAAAACTTTGTAGCATTGTCTAAAGCGCTTTCTGGAATGTTTGGCAAAACGCCTTACTATTATCAGAATAAATTAAGAACTGCAAAAAAGAGAAGAAATAGGTATTTGTTAATCGCTAGAAATGTAGGGTATACAGATTACTTAAAGGTTAAAGAGTTTCCGATTTTTAAAAAAGGTGTTTATAGCGGTGGTTTTATAGCAGAGCATAAAACGGTAAGAGCGCATCCTATTGGTAAAATTGCAGAACGTACTATTGGGTATGATGATTTTAGAGGTGAAGCAGGAATAGAAGGTGCGTTTGCAGATTATATGCAGGGGCAAAATGGATTAAGGTGGAAGCAGAAAATTGCTAAAAACCAATGGAAACCTATAAATGATGTAAATGAAAAAGAGCCTGTTGATGGGCATGATATTATAACCACAATAGATGTTAATATTCAGGATATTACGCACCATGCTTTGTTAGATAAGTTAGAGTATTTTGAGGCTGAACATGGTTGTGCGGTGGTTATGGAGACTGCTACAGGTGAGATTAAAGCAATTTCTAACTTAGGAAGAACTTCTAGAGGGACTTATTTCGAGAAAAGAAATTATGCAGTTTGGGAGAGTCATGAGCCTGGTTCTACTTTTAAGTTGGCGAGTATGATGATTGCTTTAGATGATAAGGTTGTAGATACATCTACGGTTGTAGATACAGAAAAAGGTAGAATTTATGTAAATCGAAGAAAGGTAGAAGATTCTCATCACGGTGGTTATGGTAAGATTTCTGTTGGTCGAATTTTAGAGGTTTCTTCTAATGTTGGTGTGGTAAAAGTGATTCAGAAATATTATGATAAAAACCCTCAGAGATTTTATGATAAGATAGCTGAATATGGTTTTACAGAGCCAATTGGTTTTCAGATAAAAGGAGAAGGGAAGCCTTACATACCAAATCCAAAAGATAAGGAATGGAGTAAAATTTCATTAGAATGGATGTCTTGGGGCTATGGTATTTCTATAACACCAATGCAAACGTTAATGTTTTATAATGCTATTGCAAACAATGGTGTAATGGTAAAACCAAGATTTGTAAAAGAATTAAGAAAGGAAGATAAAGTTGAAAAGGTTTTTGAAACTGAGGTTTTAAATCCAAAAATAGCTTCTGATGAAACTTTAAGTAAGTTGAAAAAGGTGTTGGAAAACGTAGTAGAAAAAGGTACGGGTAGAGGTATTTATTCTCCTAATTTTTCTATGGCGGGTAAAACAGGTACTGCTAAAAAATACATTCCTAGAACTAAAAACAGTAAGGGTGAATGGGAAGGCGGTTTTTATTCAAGTAAACGTTATGTAGCTTCTTTTGCTGGTTTTTTTCCTGCGGATAACCCAAAATACTCTTGTATTGTAGTTATTCATGATCCAAAGAAAAAGAAAGGATATTATGGAGCAACAGTTGCTGGGCCTGTTTTTAAGGAAATTGCACAGAAAATTTATACAACAACTCCTATAGATAATCAGTCTGTAGATGATAAAATAGAATTTGCAGTTATAGATAAACAGTATTTAGATTTTGATAAAAAATCAAATGTAGAGTATCAAGAGATTCCGGATGTTAGAGGGATGTCTGGTATGGATGCTTTGGCTTTGTTAGAGAATATCGGATTAAAAGTACAGTTTACTGGTGTTGGTAAAGTGAAGTCTCAATCACTAAAAAAAGGAGAAAAATTAATAAAAGGACGAACCATTATTTTAAAACTTTCATAA
- a CDS encoding FtsL-like putative cell division protein, with the protein MSKVKKGVYDFLRGSFLTDDAAFKNWRIIIFVVALLLIMITSAHKAERKVIQISKLNKEKRELRAVYVDTGTILMRMKMESSIREKAKVRGLEPLKSPPKKIKVTIKD; encoded by the coding sequence ATGTCTAAAGTTAAAAAAGGGGTCTACGATTTTCTGAGAGGAAGTTTTCTTACAGATGATGCGGCTTTTAAAAATTGGCGAATCATCATTTTTGTGGTTGCATTGTTGTTAATTATGATAACAAGTGCGCACAAAGCGGAGCGAAAAGTTATTCAGATATCAAAGTTGAATAAAGAGAAAAGAGAGTTAAGAGCAGTGTATGTGGATACTGGTACTATTTTAATGAGAATGAAAATGGAGTCGAGTATCAGAGAAAAAGCAAAGGTTAGAGGTTTAGAGCCTTTAAAATCCCCACCAAAGAAAATAAAAGTAACCATAAAAGATTAA